ACATCCGGGAGAACCGCAACAACGTGGAGACGGTCGAGAACAAGCAGCACAACCACGCCTACAACCTGGGCGTGACGGTGATGCCGCGCGATGCCTGGAGCCTCGACTTCGGCTACAGCTACCAGGACATCTTCTCGGCCACCAACATCTGCTTCGTGGCCACCCCGGTGCCGCCCGGGACACTCACCTGCGGCGCGCCCTTCCTCGAGGACGTGTCGTTCTACAGCCAGAAGGTGCAGTTCTTCTCCTTCGGCGCGATGTGGCGGCCTATCAAGCGCGTGACGACGCAGGTCGGGTATACCGGCACGTTCGCGCGCGGCGATACGCTGATCCTGAATCCGATCGCGCCGCTCGGCCCGCTCGACTACCGCTACCACCTGCCGGTCGCCGGCATCCGCGTGGAACTGGCGCCGCGGTGGAGCGTGGCAGGCGGCTGGAATTACTACGGCTACAACGAGAAGGGCGAGGTCGGACCGACGGTGCCGCGCGATTTCAAGGGGAACGTCGGCACACTCGGGGTCCGGTACGCGTTCTAGCCAGACGAGCGGCAGGGGTCGAGCTGTTGAAACCTCCAACGCTCGAACGCTGAGAAATGCATCAATCACTGTGTAATCAACAACTTGCAATGGTGTGACGCCGCCACAATCTGGTGTGACGGCCGTCACATGGCGGGCGGAGCGCAGGCCGCAAACTGTTCTTGTACAACGGCGTCCGAGACGCCTTTCCTAGGAGGAACGACATGAAACGCATTCTTAGCCTGGCAATCGCGCTGGGACTGATCCTGATGGTGGCTTCTCCGGTAGCTTCGGCCGCCGACGCGGCAGGTGACTACAAGGCGAAGTGCCAGATGTGCCATGGCCCCGACGGCAAAGGGACGCCGGTCGGCACGAAGATGGGCGCGCACGACTTCCACGGCGCCGATGTGCAGAAGATGGCCGACGGCGAACTGGCGAGCGTGATCGAGAACGGCAAGAACAAGATGCCGGCGTACAAGGGCAAGCTGACCGCCGACCAGATCAAGGCGCTCGCGGCCTACGTGAAGGAACTCGGGAAGAAGTAGATGGCGACGGAGGCCAACGCGCCCCACGAATCGCCCCCGGCACGCCGCACGTTCCTGCAGCTTTTGCTGGGCGCGGGACTGCTGGGGTCGTTGGCCTCGTTCTTTTATCCGGTCCTGCAGTACCTCATCCCGCCGGCGGCAGCCGACCTGGGCTCCGACGAGGTGGTGGCGGGCAAGGTGGGCGAACTGAAGCTGAACGCGGGGAAGATCTTCCGCTTCGGCTCGCGCCCGGGACTGATCGTGCGCAACGCGCAGGGCGAGTACAACGCGCTGTCAGCGACCTGCACGCACCTGGACTGCATCGTGCAGTACCGCAGCGACATGCAGCGCATCTGGTGCGCGTGCCACAACGGCGTCTACGACCTGAGCGGGAAGAACGT
Above is a genomic segment from Terriglobales bacterium containing:
- a CDS encoding cytochrome c; this translates as MKRILSLAIALGLILMVASPVASAADAAGDYKAKCQMCHGPDGKGTPVGTKMGAHDFHGADVQKMADGELASVIENGKNKMPAYKGKLTADQIKALAAYVKELGKK
- a CDS encoding Rieske (2Fe-2S) protein; the encoded protein is MATEANAPHESPPARRTFLQLLLGAGLLGSLASFFYPVLQYLIPPAAADLGSDEVVAGKVGELKLNAGKIFRFGSRPGLIVRNAQGEYNALSATCTHLDCIVQYRSDMQRIWCACHNGVYDLSGKNVSGPPPRPLEAYDVHVRGDEIYVSRRKGA